In Arthrobacter sp. PAMC25284, a single genomic region encodes these proteins:
- a CDS encoding APC family permease: MSEDRSTGDDNLKRSINWKQGMAIALGVPLLILPSLGYLPMYVSAAAILIWGFSVIQGFMQSTAYAEMATTFPKASGLPGFAQHVFRTENYKGKYDKGKLIGGFTAWSYWFGWSPILAIFAIMVGGYLHGLFPALGETFTEYQLSLISGLVIFTGLFVVNWFGLKDGAILGYILAAVSLIPLVILAVAPFATGHVQLANITDSWWPTDWAWDMHHILILFGVFAIAQWSACAWETAAIYGPEYKNPSKDVPKALFACGIICFVLYILVQSAVIGVLGVDGVMAEPVSPLIPVAQAVFGEAGSMITIIMLIFAMILIIQTAYLGSSRAMHSMATEGNLPRIFGKTNRQGTPFVAMVVIGLFNLVLISMGNAAAILAASAIGYTCANGISLFAYVRAKKHPAFADLERPFKAPKGWKNVAMTFGLFNVPLCLVGVVYLNSLEIGWTSTWVGFFVLSLYIPIWLYSQHETRRFNSKAAAARPADHDDADLVDASA; this comes from the coding sequence ATGAGTGAAGACCGTTCGACCGGAGACGATAACCTGAAAAGGTCGATCAACTGGAAGCAGGGCATGGCCATTGCGCTGGGTGTGCCCTTGCTGATTCTGCCCTCTTTGGGCTATCTACCGATGTATGTATCTGCCGCAGCAATTCTTATCTGGGGATTCTCGGTTATTCAGGGTTTCATGCAGAGCACCGCGTATGCTGAAATGGCCACCACCTTTCCGAAGGCCTCTGGTCTGCCGGGTTTCGCGCAGCATGTATTCCGCACCGAAAACTACAAGGGCAAGTACGACAAGGGCAAGCTGATCGGCGGCTTCACCGCCTGGAGCTACTGGTTTGGCTGGAGCCCAATTCTGGCGATCTTCGCCATCATGGTCGGCGGTTACCTGCACGGGCTCTTTCCGGCGCTGGGCGAGACCTTTACCGAGTATCAGCTCTCATTGATCTCAGGTCTGGTAATTTTCACCGGATTGTTCGTGGTGAACTGGTTCGGCCTCAAGGACGGCGCCATCCTGGGTTACATCCTGGCGGCCGTTTCTCTGATACCGCTGGTCATCCTGGCCGTGGCGCCTTTTGCTACCGGACACGTCCAGCTGGCCAACATCACCGACAGCTGGTGGCCGACCGACTGGGCCTGGGATATGCACCATATTCTGATTCTCTTTGGTGTCTTTGCAATCGCACAGTGGAGTGCCTGTGCCTGGGAAACGGCGGCCATCTACGGCCCTGAATACAAAAACCCGTCCAAAGATGTCCCCAAAGCACTGTTTGCCTGCGGCATCATCTGCTTCGTCCTGTACATACTGGTGCAATCTGCCGTCATCGGTGTTCTTGGCGTCGACGGTGTAATGGCCGAGCCTGTGTCGCCCCTGATCCCGGTCGCCCAGGCTGTCTTTGGCGAAGCCGGTTCCATGATCACGATCATCATGTTGATCTTCGCCATGATATTGATCATCCAAACGGCATATCTGGGTTCATCCCGCGCCATGCACTCCATGGCAACGGAAGGCAATCTTCCCAGAATCTTCGGCAAAACGAATCGCCAGGGAACTCCGTTTGTTGCCATGGTGGTCATCGGACTCTTCAACCTGGTGCTGATTTCCATGGGAAACGCCGCGGCAATTCTTGCGGCCTCGGCGATTGGCTACACCTGCGCCAACGGCATCAGCCTGTTCGCCTATGTGAGAGCTAAAAAACACCCGGCCTTTGCTGATCTGGAGCGACCCTTCAAGGCGCCCAAGGGTTGGAAGAATGTCGCCATGACCTTTGGCCTGTTCAATGTGCCCCTGTGTCTGGTCGGCGTGGTCTACCTGAACAGCCTGGAAATCGGCTGGACCTCAACCTGGGTGGGATTCTTCGTATTGTCGCTTTACATACCCATCTGGTTGTATTCCCAGCATGAAACGCGTCGTTTCAACTCCAAAGCAGCCGCTGCCCGTCCTGCAGATCACGACGATGCAGATCTGGTAGATGCTTCTGCGTGA
- a CDS encoding cupin domain-containing protein, whose product MSITFRPSELFEEDLEKSVLGPPYAEVLSDEIAVRMSVPFSSDDSRIVSGVWEAEPGLSRWEFLERGEVIHVLAGRMVVTEDDGKAVTLEAGSAAVFPIGWRGTWEIQERIRKFFVIFAS is encoded by the coding sequence ATGAGCATAACTTTTCGGCCCAGCGAGCTCTTCGAAGAGGACCTAGAAAAATCCGTACTCGGCCCCCCCTACGCCGAGGTGCTAAGCGACGAGATTGCAGTGAGAATGTCCGTTCCCTTCTCCAGCGACGACTCCCGCATCGTCTCTGGCGTCTGGGAAGCCGAACCAGGCCTCTCGCGGTGGGAATTTTTGGAGCGCGGTGAGGTGATTCACGTCCTTGCAGGCCGCATGGTGGTCACTGAGGATGACGGTAAAGCAGTCACTCTGGAGGCCGGAAGTGCCGCCGTCTTCCCAATTGGGTGGCGGGGTACTTGGGAGATTCAAGAACGGATTAGGAAGTTCTTTGTGATCTTCGCGTCCTGA
- a CDS encoding cache domain-containing protein produces the protein MNPTTEVVHAANALTSWISGVSTEIEKLSRDVASRLERNLVGKSKVDRAALAGLDEFPREFLTRNTFAVGAGTFFAAEAVEGSRALEWWTRKESGAIGRLDFDVTPGSHRYYDYEKLPFFSTAAATGEQTLWGPYVDFLGFEEYILTFAAPFSVHGNFTGVAGCDIRIKDLEPLIMPSLRLIPGNAALINASNRVILGNSGMYLVGERIKSGSADQQRMALDIPHLGLALIYTD, from the coding sequence ATGAACCCCACAACTGAAGTCGTACATGCTGCCAATGCCCTTACTTCGTGGATTAGCGGCGTTTCCACCGAGATCGAGAAGCTCTCCCGAGACGTTGCCTCGCGGCTTGAACGAAATCTCGTCGGCAAGTCCAAGGTCGATAGGGCTGCGCTGGCCGGCTTGGACGAATTCCCACGGGAGTTCCTGACGAGGAACACTTTTGCTGTAGGTGCCGGGACCTTCTTCGCCGCGGAAGCCGTTGAGGGCAGCCGGGCTTTGGAGTGGTGGACCCGCAAAGAATCCGGCGCCATCGGCCGGCTCGATTTTGACGTGACACCCGGTAGCCATCGATATTACGACTATGAGAAGTTGCCGTTCTTCTCGACCGCCGCTGCCACAGGTGAGCAGACCCTTTGGGGCCCGTATGTAGACTTTCTCGGCTTCGAGGAGTACATCCTTACGTTCGCGGCACCGTTTTCCGTCCATGGAAACTTTACTGGCGTGGCGGGATGCGACATTCGTATCAAGGATCTGGAACCTCTCATCATGCCCAGCCTGCGCCTCATCCCAGGCAATGCCGCCCTCATCAACGCCAGCAACCGCGTAATTCTCGGCAACTCCGGAATGTACCTGGTTGGCGAGCGAATCAAATCCGGATCTGCAGACCAGCAACGAATGGCTCTGGATATTCCCCATCTGGGGCTCGCCTTGATTTACACCGACTAG